Proteins encoded together in one Palaemon carinicauda isolate YSFRI2023 chromosome 45, ASM3689809v2, whole genome shotgun sequence window:
- the LOC137634845 gene encoding uncharacterized protein DDB_G0283697-like has translation MAEGEEDKEEERQKITKKKGRRRRRQKTEEERQKKKKTEEEREKKKEDRRISKTEEEVRQKKNQPSAAKSVLKTPLMKKVDPPSTLEGDENLAQKLNQRMENVLDFVRPIRGSLRPRKDIKRRRQSGKVESFDASLQLRRNELLDVYDRPGSIRNCCQVRRRETALQGDEKAVKGQIKGRRRDWRLREGERLEIKGRRRDWRLREGGETGD, from the exons atggcagaaggagaagaagataaagaagaagaaaggCAGAAGATAACGAAGAAgaaaggcagaagaagaagaagacagaagaCAGAAGAAgaaaggcagaagaagaagaagacagaagaagaaagggagaagaaaaaggaagacaGAAGAATAAGTAAGACAGAAGAAGAAGTAAGACAAAAGAAGAA TCAACCCTCAGCTGCAAAGTCAGTCTTGAAGACTCCGTTGATGAAAAAGGTGGATCCTCCAAGTACCTTGGAAGGGGATGAAAACCTTGCACAAAAATTGAACCAAAGAATGGAAAATGTTTTAG ACTTTGTCCGTCCCATACGGGGCTCACTTCGACCTCGCAAAGATATCAAGAGACGTCGTCAGTCGGGCAAAGTTGAGTCATTTGATGCTAGTTTACAGCTTCGCCGTAATGAACTGCTTGATGTTTACGACAGACCAGGCTCAATCCGCAATTGCTGCCAAGTTCGTCGTCGAGAGACTGCATTGCAAGGAGATGAAAAGGCGGTTAAGGGGCAGATTAAGGGGAGGAGGAGAGACTGGAGATTAAGGGAGGGGGAGAGACTGGAGATTAAGGGGAGGAGGAGAGACTGGAGATTAAGGGAAGGAGGAGAGACTGGAGATTAA